A part of Setaria viridis chromosome 8, Setaria_viridis_v4.0, whole genome shotgun sequence genomic DNA contains:
- the LOC117833889 gene encoding senescence-specific cysteine protease SAG39: MDSDQQYTLSSLQLPASIILAHTHHLHTAATAMAPYIANKKPLVTMAVILLAVLTIANCICCTVAARDLPGSGSVAEAAMMVRFERWVTEHGRTYKDAAEKARRFQVFMANAIFVDSSNAAGGKKYHLAINGFADMTHDEFMARYTGYKATPATGMKMPGFQYGNVTQSEPQQAEVDWRQKGAVTGVKNQEDCGCCWAFSAVAAIEGIHHIKTGELVSLSEQQLLDCSTNGNYGCDGGNMDNAFEYIISNGGITTEDAYQYTAIQDMCQSVQPAVTIRSYQDVPRYDEDALAAAVANQPVSVGVDANNFQFYDGGVMTTDSCGTDLNHAVTIVGYGTAEDGSQYWLIKNSWGETWGEGGYLRLERGVNACGVAIQASYPVA; this comes from the exons ATGGACTCAGACCAACAATACACACTCTCCAGTCTCCAGCTCCCTGCTAGCATCATTCTCGCTCACACACATCATCTACATACAGCAGCAACAGCCATGGCGCCCTACATTGCCAACAAGAAGCCTCTCGTTACGATGGCAGTTATTCTGCTCGCTGTCCTAACCATTGCAAACTGCATCTGCTGCACGGTCGCTGCACGGGATCTTCCCGGCAGCGGCTCTGTCGCAGAGGCTGCTATGATGGTGAGGTTTGAGAGGTGGGTGACGGAGCACGGCCGCACCTACAAGGACGCGGCCGAGAAAGCACGAAGGTTCCAGGTTTTCATGGCGAATGCCATTTTTGTTGACAGTTCCAATGCCGCAGGTGGCAAAAAGTATCACCTGGCTATCAATGGGTTTGCCGACATGACTCATGATGAGTTCATGGCGAGGTACACCGGGTACAAGGCCACGCCGGCTACGGGCATGAAGATGCCCGGTTTCCAGTACGGGAACGTTACACAGTCAGAGCCCCAGCAGGCGGAGGTTGACTGGAGGCAGAAAGGTGCAGTTACAGGTGTCAAGAATCAAGAGGATTGCG GTTGTTGCTGGGCGTTCTCCGCGGTGGCGGCCATCGAGGGCATCCACCACATCAAGACAGGTGAGCTGGTTTCGCTGTCGGAGCAGCAACTACTGGACTGCTCCACCAACGGGAACTACGGTTGCGACGGCGGCAATATGGACAACGCCTTCGAGTACATCATCAGCAACGGCGGAATCACCACCGAGGACGCCTACCAGTACACTGCCATCCAGGACATGTGCCAGTCCGTCCAACCGGCAGTCACTATCAGAAGCTACCAGGACGTGCCCCGCTACGATGAGGACGCGCTCGCAGCGGCTGTTGCCAACCAGCCCGTGTCCGTGGGCGTCGACGCGAACAACTTCCAGTTCTACGACGGCGGCGTGATGACCACGGACAGCTGTGGCACGGACTTGAACCATGCGGTGACGATAGTAGGGTACGGCACAGCTGAGGATGGCAGCCAGTACTGGCTGATCAAGAACAGTTGGGGGGAGAcctggggagagggagggtacCTGAGGCTTGAGAGGGGTGTCAACGCATGTGGCGTTGCCATCCAAGCCTCCTATCCAGTGGCGTGA